A single region of the Salvia miltiorrhiza cultivar Shanhuang (shh) chromosome 8, IMPLAD_Smil_shh, whole genome shotgun sequence genome encodes:
- the LOC130996765 gene encoding uncharacterized protein LOC130996765 codes for MAHVLGQERSSGPRQNVHAVREKTPLPWIEKAMLLPGKHRVRHSFSQPYHDRGFDFTENVSAEKVQSRSSGNERKPRVEGRACDDNELVKHMSNLPGFLQHVEKDNTVQDKALNFGVLDWTRLEKWKYTERMPGKLPRKASPTRDSFVSASGLPKISLNLKNPSSRTRYPSLSHSGKQPVADGPHFSSPQQQQPPQSLYVKSSKEERNGKFKKEEEINGKYQKEEEYVEYLKPKGKETCNQKYHMAESIRIARQQNHFQQMEKYSDQICSETSAYKSKRNPQKEMMSEREASSSSSKQRKQKIALPLSPNKVKAHGKESEMRFDEVKVTSKCPPAKPQNIVLLVPKDFQEKSCSENSQVTESRTSLDAQLLAVTGNRLSDFCSPQELYSGGYSADIPHSCPLPSSAMEPHDLLASHATDADICPKADSTTYTSEAKFSNMIEETIRPSAFIEASSRKQAGDGEQPTAKGRSPSPTRRFSFNLGRMGRSLSFKESSAVPQLSSTYTPVKSGPVRSVDAHSMDSFDRDQANSSSKARSSPLRRLLDPLLRHKTGSDAVRPLNGSLRSVAASPTGIKGPPQDRKPDASTFQALLQLTFKNGLPFFRLVVENRKDMLAAAVKRLPTSEKVDPCMIYSFYSVHEIKKKSMNWISHGSKSKTCSLGYSIIGQMKISNIYHLKANRGDTGECDARECVLYGVDPGEVDKQMLAFVPNKEIAAIVVKDSSKRVDGGEFIDKNQRYEGRNFPRLVSPATSESQEKANSNGTVVILPGAVHGLPIKGAPSSLINRWRSGGSCDCGGWDVGCKLRVLADSRKSSNSIQESTTSSSVDHVNLFMQGGEQKGRPVFSLKPFSDEFYSIEMDPSISLLEAFATSVAYLTSRKIPEIIDGKGESEAEHVPGADNRRKTASTSFKEQIPAKYVTCPPLSPVGRI; via the exons ATGGCACATGTTTTAGGACAGGAGAGGAGCTCAGGACCACGACAAAATGTGCATGCTGTTAGAGAGAAAACTCCATTGCCCTGGATAGAAAAGGCTATGCTGCTTCCGGGGAAGCACAGGGTTCGACATTCTTTTAGCCAGCCATACCATGATCGGGGATTTGATTTTACTGAGAATGTGAGTGCTGAGAAAGTCCAGTCTAGATCTTCAGGAAATGAGCGAAAGCCTCGGGTTGAAGGCAGGGCATGCGATGATAACGAACTTGTAAAGCACATGTCGAATTTACCTGGCTTTCTCCAGCATGTGGAGAAGGACAACACTGTCCAAGACAAGGCTCTAAATTTTGGTGTTCTTGACTGGACGCGTTTGGAGAAATGGAAGTACACCGAACGTATGCCTGGAAAACTTCCCAGGAAAGCTTCACCAACTAGGGattcatttgtttcagcaaGTGGATTACCTAAAATAAGTCTAAACTTGAAAAATCCCTCTTCACGCACTCGTTACCCCAGTTTGTCACATTCAGGCAAACAACCAGTTGCAGATGGTCCACATTTTAGTTCACCTCAGCAACAACAGCCTCCTCAGAGTTTATATGTCAAGTCATCAAAGGAAGAAAGAAATGGTAAATTcaagaaggaagaagaaataAATGGTAAATACCAGAAGGAAGAAGAATACGTTGAGTATCTCAAACCTAAAGGAAAGGAAACATGCAACCAAAAATATCACATGGCAGAAAGTATCAGGATTGCGAGACAGCAAAACCATTTTCAGCAGATGGAGAAGTATTCTGACCAAATTTGTTCTGAAACAAGTGCATACAAGAGCAAGAGGAATCCTCAGAAAGAGATGATGTCAGAAAGGGAagcttcttcttcatcatccaAGCAGAGGAAACAGAAGATTGCTCTTCCTCTTTCACCTAACAAAGTTAAAGCTCACGGGAAGGAGAGCGAGATGAGATTTGATGAAGTGAAAGTTACCTCTAAATGTCCCCCGGCAAAGCCACAAAATATTGTGCTTCTCGTTCCCAAAGATTTCCAAGAAAAAAGTTGCTCAGAAAATTCTCAGGTTACAGAATCCAGGACTTCCCTTGATGCACAATTATTAGCAGTGACAGGGAACAGATTGTCTGATTTCTGTTCTCCTCAGGAGCTGTATTCTGGAGGATACTCTGCTGATATTCCTCATTCTTGTCCTCTTCCATCAAGTGCCATGGAGCCGCATGACTTGTTAGCTTCTCATGCAACTGATGCAGATATTTGCCCAAAGGCAGATTCTACCACCTACACATCTGAAGCGAAATTTTCGAATATGATTGAAGAAACTATTAGGCCCTCAGCTTTTATTGAGGCTTCCAGTAGAAAACAAGCTGGCGATGGTGAACAGCCCACTGCCAAAGGAAGATCTCCCTCCCCTACACGTCGGTTCAGCTTTAACCTGGGAAGGATGGGCAGAAGTTTGAGCTTTAAGGAAAGCTCAGCAGTTCCACAGTTGAGTTCTACATATACTCCTGTAAAATCTGGCCCAGTGAGGTCTGTAGATGCCCATAGCATGGATAGCTTTGATAGGGATCAGGCAAATTCCAGTAGCAAAGCAAGGTCCAGCCCTTTAAGGAGATTGCTGGACCCATTGCTCAGGCATAAAACAGGCAGTGATGCTGTTCGGCCATTAAATGGAAGCTTACGCTCCGTGGCAGCCAGTCCCACAGGCATCAAAGGACCACCTCAAGATAGGAAGCCTGATGCATCAACTTTTCAGGCTCTTTTGCAACTCACTTTCAAGAATGGACTACCTTTCTTTAGACTAGTGGTGGAGAACAGGAAGGACATGCTAGCTGCTGCTGTGAAGAGATTGCCAACTTCTGAAAAGGTTGATCCTTGCATGATTTACTCGTTCTACTCCGTTCATGAGATTAAGAAAAAGAGCATGAACTGGATTAGTCATGGGTCAAAGAGTAAAACTTGTAGCCTTGGCTATAGTATAATTGGTCAGATGAAGATTTCAAACATTTATCATCTGAAAGCAAACAGAGGGGATACTGGTGAATGTGATGCAAGGGAATGCGTCCTGTACGGTGTTGATCCAGGGGAGGTAGACAAGCAGATGCTTGCATTTGTACCTAACAAGGAGATTGCAGCGATTGTAGTGAAAGACTCTAGCAAAAGGGTGGATGGTGGAGAGTTTATAGATAAGAACCAACGGTACGAAGGGAGGAATTTTCCACGGCTTGTGTCCCCAGCAACATCAGAAAGCCAGGAAAAAGCAAACTCTAATGGCACAGTAGTCATCCTTCCTGGCGCAGTTCACGGTCTACCTATCAAAGGCGCACCTTCCTCATTAATTAATCGATGGAGATCTGGCGGATCGTGTGATTGTGGAGGATGGGACGTCGGCTGCAAGCTGCGGGTACTTGCTGACAGCAGAAAAAGCAGCAACAGCATTCAGGAATCGACAACATCTAGCTCTGTTGATCACGTTAATCTTTTCATGCAG GGTGGAGAGCAGAAGGGCAGGCCTGTTTTCAGCTTGAAACCATTCAGCGATGAGTTCTACTCTATCGAAATGGATCCATCGATTTCTCTGTTGGAGGCGTTTGCCACGAGTGTAGCGTATCTGACTAGCCGGAAAATCCCTGAAATTATAGATGGCAAAGGTGAGTCAGAAGCAGAACATGTTCCAGGAGCTGATAATAGAAGGAAAACGGCATCGACATCGTTTAAAGAACAAATCCCTGCAAAGTACGTTACGTGCCCGCCCTTGTCTCCAGTTGGAAGGATTTAG
- the LOC130996774 gene encoding uncharacterized protein LOC130996774, which translates to MEASNFSAMYFKPQLNRASLFRDAKDAVLLDCREHRHLPGFCTNSLRARPHRLNNVVLGGNAGVEPKFQPISSGRTSRAVHLVQGSRSRLLVSCQVTREESGGTMSGESILLNEQTLERELQLAIEEENYAQAAKIRDSLRLLQEDSKASVLAANARFYNSFRNGDLASMQALWSKGNHVCVVHPGVSGISGYDLVMGSWEFVWADYEFPLEIEIKDVQVHVRGDVGYVTCIEMVKTKGSSWGRHFASNVFEKVDGRWFICIHHASYVDL; encoded by the exons ATGGAGGCGTCAAATTTTTCCGCGATGTATTTCAAGCCCCAGCTGAACCGAGCTAGTTTATTCAGGGATGCAAAAGATGCT GTACTGTTGGATTGCAGAGAACATAGGCATTTACCTGGATTCTGCACAAACAGTCTTCGTGCTCGTCCTCACAGGCTAAACAATGTGGTTTTGGGTGGAAATGCTGGTGTAGAACCTAAATTTCAACCTATTTCCAGTGGTCGAACTTCACg AGCAGTACATTTGGTGCAAGGATCAAGATCACGGTTGTTGGTATCGTGCCAAGTCACAAGAGAAGAGTCCGGTGGAACAATGAGCGGTGAAAGCATCTTGCTGAACGAGCAAACGTTAGAGCGAGAGTTGCAGCTTGCTATAGAAGAAGAGAACTATGCCCAAGCGGCAAAGATCAGGGATAGCCTTCGGCTTCTCCAGGAGGATAGCAAGGCATCAGTGTTAGCAGCAAACGCCAGATTTTACAACTCGTTTAGGAATGGGGATTTAGCCTCCATGCAAGCTTTGTGGTCGAAGGGCAATCATGTGTGTGTCGTGCACCCCGGTGTGAGCGGGATATCTGGTTATGACCTTGTGATGGGGAGCTGGGAATTTGTTTGGGCGGACTACGAATTCCCCCTCGAGATTGAGATCAAGGACGTTCAGGTCCACGTGAGAGGCGACGTCGGGTACGTTACCTGCATCGAGATGGTAAAGACCAAGGGCAGTAGCTGGGGAAGGCATTTTGCGTCGAATGTTTTTGAGAAGGTTGATGGTCGGTGGTTTATATGCATTCACCATGCCTCGTATGTTGATCTTTGA